AATATGTATAGaggattaatttttattgcaaacgGATTTTGTCGCACAATTTAAACCCaagtaccaatattatatacctattatataatattagtgccTACGTACACTTatcttttaatttgtatttacaaatgaatcatgaataataaaaatatagaaccctaatacgataatatttaaaaattatcgaagtGCCATGTATGATTGTGTATGATTGTgtgaacattaaattaattgtagtcTTATACGAAacatatagcaataatatttaatcatatttaaatattcacaacACATGAATATACAggtacatacttatataaattgtagttattatacttattaaattattcaagtaCAATtaactaatgaaaatattttttaatgtttttttaaacatacaataggtacacattataaaacacaatatttcatagtcattaattttgaatgagcatacttataaaataatataagaccaataatataatattattcgttaatgCTAAAATGCTTGGCttgtttaatgtattaaaaataaagaacaaaaaaataacctaaTTCATCGTtcttggttataaattataatgttttatgacaTCAAAATTATCTTAGTATGGTTCGGAATGAGTGCGTGACGCAGTGGCTGAAttcaaccatataatattattaagagtaaGCAACAGTTATTGCCACTAGTCCCCAGACGGgtttttgagtatataagcTATATTGCAGACATATATTCTTATGCatatactatgtatacatatataaatattatatatatctatactgtAAATTGGATATTGtctctataaatattaataaataaataaaataaataaaaatattatatagaagtccattttatttttataacctataagaacactataaaaaaaaaccgattttaACAAACTAGATGGGTTGTGAAATGAAGCTATAAACACTTctcaagtttaaaataatatatgtgcaaAATTTGGTGCCAGTTGGTTCAGTTGTTTCCGAGATTACCGGATACTAACAAACacgaaatcatttttaatattcaatttttttttgtttgcatgTTTGAATGTTCTGCGCATTAAAGTAGTcgttttgtatgtatttaacataatatatgttttatatgttttttagtataattattgtctaaacataatattatgattattatataaacaactgGTAATAAAATGTGTTCCATTTTTGTTTAGAATCATCAAGCAATCACATACAGAACATGCTGAAAATACACAAGggactaaaaaaaaagaagaaaaacaagaaaaataaacataaagaaGAAGAACTTTTTAACGAAGAGGAACTTGAAAAATATCGACGGGAACATCAAGAGGGAAAAGTAGCCGAAGGTGAAAAAGACGGCCAAGAAGAGTGGCAGAAATTTAAAGCAATCACTGCTGGAATCGATGatgtcttaaaaaaaacacaaggaGATCTTGATCGTATCAAGACAAACAGTTTCTTTCAAAGAAAACCTACACAGACTGAACTCAAAGCCGCTGAAGATAAACTCGAAGCGGAAAAAAAGGCAAAACTAAAAGAAGAAGAACGTCTTAAAGCTGAATCAGAGGCTCGGACCGCCGCTAAAGCAGTAGAAGAAGCAGCAGCTTCTGCACGGGTTGAAGAAGAGTCGTCATCAGAAGAATCAGATAATGGTGATGATATATTTGACACTTCATACGTTGATGTTATAACAAGTGGAGAAGTAAAACTTGCATACATTCCAGAAAGTCCAACTGAAGAAAACACTGAGTTTGATCCATTTGATACATCTATAGTAGACAAAGTAATCCAACCTAATCCAtctaagaaaaacaaaagataCATTAGTCTTGGGTGTGCGGTTGAAGTTCTTTCCGGCAAGGAAGTTGATATCAATCCTGAGGTATTCAGGTCAACTGCTGTCCGAAAAAGACCAAAACCTGTAAATTTATTGTTGGAGAGTTTTGACGAAAGCAGTTCAATCGCAAAACTTGTTGATGACAAACCAATAAAAACATTGCTTGACGACGATCCAGATTTGCCTACCGACGCATTACCGTTAACAATAGTTACTCCTATTGAGATAAAACCACAGCcgattataaaagaaaataaaaaaactcccGAACAAGATATCAGTCAAATTATCAACGAGTTTGATTCACCACTTATTTTATCTGACACTGTAAACACACAATTACAGCTTGATGACGATATTGATGACGAGTTTGCCGCTTTAGCCGCTGAATCATTGTCCAAATCTCCTTTACCGGAAGACATTGATCCTTTTGATACATCTTTTGCAGATCATCTTGTCCCTGCAGACAACAATCTCAACATTGAAAAGGAACAAACCAATCAACCAACTGACGAAAAGTTAGCGGAAAAAGAATTTTTTGAATCCGTTAGACCACTAAGTCTTGAACATAGAGATTTGTTGGGTGGAAGTACAACAGATTTATCAGTTATTGGGCATAATCCGATTGAACCCCATAATCCGGTATCTGAAACTACGCACATTGATCCATTTGATACATCTATTGCAGAAAGTTTGTTACCAGGAAAAGGAGAATTAAAATTACTCGAAAAAGAATTATTAGAAGATTCTAAAGCactctgtaaaaaaataattattgaagaaGACGACGATTTTGATCCAAGAGCTGAAGATATTGTTCGACCAGCTGAACTAAATCTAAAAGAGAAGAGAGTTAGTATACCAAAAGTAACATTTGCCTTAGAAAAAGATTTGTTAACTGACGACCATCACGGTGAGCTGCATGTAGCAAAACCATTGACTCCATATTACCCACAGGACCAACCAAACGAAGTCAATTTTGAAGTTGATCCATTTGACACATCATTTGTGAAACACGCACCTGGACAGGTGGAATTAAAATTGTTAGAAAGTGAATTAGTGGAAACTGAATCTAAGTGTACAGATATACTGACTGAAGAAGAATTCATACCTCACATACTCCACACGCCAGTTGAACCAGAAATTGCTGTTCCTGAAGAAATCGATCCTTTTGACACTTCATTTGCAAACGACGCTGCGCCAAGTCAAacggaaataaaattattagaatctGAATTCATACATAAATAAAGATGGCAAATCCATTTTTAATCGGTGACGCAACATCAACcttcaacgaaaataataatacttttaatccATTTTTAACTAATACAGCAACAGATTCGGAATCTCATAATGATAAtccatttttttcaacatttggtGCATCAAATGCTATTCCAGACAACACAAATCCCTTTTTGGCGTTCACACAAAATCCTGAACCAGCTCAGTCGGTGGTTGACCTGCTGGGTATAAATGAAACCCCACAAACTACTGTAATAGAAGATGCATCCAAAATGAAACCTCCGCCGCCAAGACCAGCTCCACCCAAAAGACCACCACCAAGACCAACACCACCACCTCCGCCTTCACATGAAGCCAAAGAACTTATTCTTAGTGTAACAGGAGAGATGGATGCGACTTCATTACATTTATTAGACAGATTAGCAAAGACTCCTAGTCCAATCCCAATGCGAGACTTATTATCTCCAAGCCCAACGCCAACAGCTGACCTATTAGGATGTGAAGATCTTCAACCTCCGATAAACTCTCAAATGTCGAGTGTTTTTGATCAACAATCCAACATTATTGACCTTCCTTCAGGATCAAAACCAGAAAGACCTAAATTTCCCCCTAAAATTGATTTCCTCATGGATGATTTATTAGAAGATGTTCCAATCCATGAAGGCATACAGCCTGAAGaatgtttagtaaaaaatagaACTCCATCAATCCCAGAAAATCTACCATTAACTGTAGGATCAAAACCACCTTCAAGAAAATCTTCAAATGAATTTATTCTTCCCGTTAGAAGATTATCCCATGACGTTACAGAATCCAGAAAAATTATGCCTGATTTAAGTAAAATAGCCGATCGTAGGAAGTCAGATATAGGTCATTTCGCACCGATATTACCTTCAAGAAAACCAACCAGTCAAAGTGATCAGTCACTTCTAGAAAGTAAAtctgaaaatataat
This is a stretch of genomic DNA from Acyrthosiphon pisum isolate AL4f chromosome A3, pea_aphid_22Mar2018_4r6ur, whole genome shotgun sequence. It encodes these proteins:
- the LOC100167229 gene encoding LOW QUALITY PROTEIN: protein stoned-B (The sequence of the model RefSeq protein was modified relative to this genomic sequence to represent the inferred CDS: deleted 2 bases in 1 codon) — encoded protein: MLKIHKGLKKKKKNKKNKHKEEELFNEEELEKYRREHQEGKVAEGEKDGQEEWQKFKAITAGIDDVLKKTQGDLDRIKTNSFFQRKPTQTELKAAEDKLEAEKKAKLKEEERLKAESEARTAAKAVEEAAASARVEEESSSEESDNGDDIFDTSYVDVITSGEVKLAYIPESPTEENTEFDPFDTSIVDKVIQPNPSKKNKRYISLGCAVEVLSGKEVDINPEVFRSTAVRKRPKPVNLLLESFDESSSIAKLVDDKPIKTLLDDDPDLPTDALPLTIVTPIEIKPQPIIKENKKTPEQDISQIINEFDSPLILSDTVNTQLQLDDDIDDEFAALAAESLSKSPLPEDIDPFDTSFADHLVPADNNLNIEKEQTNQPTDEKLAEKEFFESVRPLSLEHRDLLGGSTTDLSVIGHNPIEPHNPVSETTHIDPFDTSIAESLLPGKGELKLLEKELLEDSKALCKKIIIEEDDDFDPRAEDIVRPAELNLKEKRVSIPKVTFALEKDLLTDDHHGELHVAKPLTPYYPQDQPNEVNFEVDPFDTSFVKHAPGQVELKLLESELVETESKCTDILTEEEFIPHILHTPVEPEIAVPEEIDPFDTSFANDAAPSQTEIKLLESEFIHKKMANPFLIGDATSTFNENNNTFNPFLTNTATDSESHNDNPFFSTFGASNAIPDNTNPFLAFTQNPEPAQSVVDLLGINETPQTTVIEDASKMKPPPPRPAPPKRPPPRPTPPPPPSHEAKELILSVTGEMDATSLHLLDRLAKTPSPIPMRDLLSPSPTPTADLLGCEDLQPPINSQMSSVFDQQSNIIDLPSGSKPERPKFPPKIDFLMDDLLEDVPIHEGIQPEECLVKNRTPSIPENLPLTVGSKPPSRKSSNEFILPVRRLSHDVTESRKIMPDLSKIADRRKSDIGHFAPILPSRKPTSQSDQSLLESKSENIIQEINEPEDKPCDDIFKNIPETNLVPTEEISDQKIQEEIIPAVPKEINTQWDEEKNGLDFDSQQQIESSDHIEIDTPLNNTKLTPSATDLSPLELTEKENLSFNAFYVNTTLPTSESFPSFTDGDGMGDNLDIDAYDTKPIPPVPDPSPFQEIPTQETSFNAVFEVSEQIATTPFEVQEPQKSDNTEPIVPTTVSEPFPVSTGSESHDAFDAFAAKFDDSQNEGNASGVAFDAFGSVSGGAFDDSTMGFGNDDNFDSFLSTHQIPAAPQSTPAKVTRNNSGESLDENDFNVFIRPKTESDNTDQSAVPSIAPPPKVPTSLFQEGTPSRFNPFDQEPNETNYKNQDTYSPQPIPQRTDSQETPPSPLFDDDVSQPLEEFPRVNYDGDGWAMELRQPNKKKITAHRFWKKIFVKITYQGENPVLQLYNTKDDKDPFQELPLQPSYSVSDIGAQQYDQYGKIFTVKLLYIFYKEKAGFRPGQVTKAERLTNKLSQFAAYAIQGDYQGVKEFGSDLKKLGLPVEHGAQTTTLLKLGSHNFEDMKQFSVCIEEALFKLSAHRDRALNYKVEDVQITAIDELFVDQNSQGSVLKQIARVRLFFLAFMCGMPDVELGVNDLVRQGKEVVGRHDIIPVVTEEWIRLEGVEFHNCVQQDEYERTRTIKFKPPDACYIELMRFRVRPPKNRELPLQLKTTMCITGNKVELKGDVLVPGFTSRKLGQVPCEDVAIRFPIPECWIYLFRVEKHFRYGSVKSAHRRTGKVKGIDRFLGTMDNLEPHLIEVTSGEAKYEHHHRAVVWRMPRLPKEGQGAYTTHNLVCRMTLTSYDQVPEELDKYCYVEFTMPTTQVSHTTVRSVSIVNSEKDSPPEKYLRLMARHEYRVEIEHIHGQIEENPYLAATAMPRATQPSSEAKLPPTPQAASDSDSSS